Proteins from a genomic interval of Nostoc sp. 'Peltigera membranacea cyanobiont' N6:
- a CDS encoding ATP-binding domain-containing protein — protein sequence MNGEIGQVIAVEPEKFLVTISWEGGAVVNYYPGDFEQIMHSFCITCHKSQGSQFPYVIFPLVRANYRMLTRQLLYTTMTRAMGTFIAVGQHEALKTAVATDKPAQRFTGLTNLLISPVEQLSEIWQSLSNTRKTTCTTTSSPTVTVASRLQQRQLTATQGQMTTIGSLALQMYESKYGYRPSKQPELVGKFRFNTYHYETTAIELIDSAIDAVLLQ from the coding sequence ATGAATGGCGAGATCGGTCAGGTTATTGCTGTGGAGCCGGAAAAATTTCTGGTTACAATCTCTTGGGAGGGCGGTGCTGTTGTTAATTATTATCCTGGAGACTTCGAGCAAATTATGCACTCGTTTTGTATAACTTGCCACAAGAGTCAAGGTAGCCAATTTCCTTATGTGATTTTCCCATTGGTCAGGGCTAATTACCGGATGTTAACCCGTCAGCTGCTCTACACGACTATGACTCGCGCAATGGGTACATTCATCGCAGTTGGACAGCATGAAGCATTGAAAACTGCTGTCGCTACTGATAAACCCGCCCAGCGTTTTACTGGACTAACCAATCTCCTCATTTCACCTGTTGAGCAACTTAGTGAAATCTGGCAGAGTTTGAGCAACACCAGAAAAACCACTTGTACAACAACATCTTCCCCTACTGTTACTGTCGCTTCTAGGCTACAACAACGTCAACTGACTGCAACACAAGGACAGATGACTACTATTGGTAGTCTTGCACTACAAATGTATGAATCCAAGTATGGTTATCGTCCCTCAAAACAGCCCGAACTTGTCGGCAAGTTTCGCTTTAATACTTATCACTATGAAACTACCGCAATTGAGTTGATTGATTCAGCAATTGACGCAGTTCTGCTCCAATAA
- a CDS encoding AAA family ATPase yields MTRLLQVEKFPILMLPEIEAYLESGLFRGIGKKTAQTLVNCFGSETLSILDNNPEKLYTVPGLTQYRIDGITKAWSESKKNPNLGVITQLLAVGTSLKLALKICDYYGHKTSYILQNNPYRLIDDIDGIGFKTADELALSLGIPLYSDTRYISALIHVLKSGLREGNCFLPFEQLVSIATDLLSSPQHTPDVQFLNTIIQQLLQKGTLVSGDVGNSVYLKAAYRAELSVTLKILALLDQPTHPTEHLEHWLAEFQTTDYRQLSRLSDEQISALMMAVKHPISIITGGPGRGKTYVLKTLVEWFIHTDKAIALAAPTGKAANRMKDATGIGATTIHRLLQWQGNNAVFLHNEDNPLNLDCLIVDEFSMVDIFLFNSLLKALPKKTRIVLVGDFDQLPSIGAGMVLRDLIVSELVPTTLLRTIYRQRHESPIIYAANDVNSGIVPTLHNFNQVSDWMDVGDCAMIQKDSPQATSQAIVELVKAIGQSGVDLNQQLIILAPQKQGDCGVHNLNLLLAPIFNPKQENQPQVVSGSVVYRVGDVCDKPLRASTRNPTEKPL; encoded by the coding sequence ATGACGAGGCTCCTTCAAGTCGAAAAATTTCCGATTCTGATGTTGCCGGAAATCGAGGCGTATTTAGAAAGTGGACTATTTCGTGGGATTGGCAAGAAAACTGCTCAAACTTTGGTCAATTGCTTTGGAAGTGAGACTTTATCGATATTAGATAACAACCCCGAAAAGCTTTACACTGTTCCCGGACTAACTCAATATCGTATTGATGGTATTACCAAAGCTTGGTCAGAGAGTAAAAAGAATCCGAACTTGGGAGTGATTACCCAACTTTTGGCTGTGGGAACTTCATTGAAGTTAGCTTTGAAAATTTGTGACTATTACGGACACAAAACTTCATATATTCTGCAAAACAATCCTTACAGATTAATTGATGACATTGACGGCATCGGTTTTAAAACTGCTGATGAATTAGCCTTATCTCTTGGTATCCCGCTATACAGCGATACTCGTTATATCTCAGCTTTAATCCATGTTTTAAAATCCGGCTTGCGTGAAGGGAATTGTTTTTTACCGTTTGAGCAATTAGTAAGTATTGCCACTGACCTGCTTTCTTCACCACAGCATACGCCCGATGTTCAATTTTTAAATACAATCATTCAACAGTTACTCCAAAAGGGGACTTTAGTTTCGGGTGATGTTGGTAATAGTGTTTATCTCAAAGCTGCTTATCGGGCTGAACTTTCTGTGACTTTGAAGATTCTTGCTCTCCTTGACCAACCAACTCACCCCACTGAACATTTAGAACACTGGTTAGCCGAATTCCAAACTACTGACTATCGCCAACTTTCACGTTTAAGTGATGAACAAATCAGCGCCTTGATGATGGCAGTTAAACATCCAATTAGCATTATTACTGGTGGCCCTGGTCGAGGGAAAACTTATGTACTGAAAACCTTAGTTGAATGGTTCATTCATACTGATAAAGCGATTGCACTTGCCGCTCCAACAGGGAAAGCTGCTAACCGCATGAAAGATGCTACAGGCATTGGAGCAACTACTATTCACCGTTTATTGCAATGGCAGGGAAACAATGCGGTTTTTCTTCATAACGAGGATAATCCTCTAAATCTTGATTGTCTAATCGTTGATGAATTTTCAATGGTTGATATATTTCTGTTCAATTCGCTACTCAAAGCCTTGCCCAAAAAAACCAGAATTGTCCTGGTAGGGGACTTTGATCAATTGCCCAGTATTGGCGCAGGAATGGTCTTGCGAGATTTAATTGTTTCTGAACTCGTGCCAACAACTCTCTTACGGACGATTTATCGTCAACGGCACGAAAGCCCAATTATTTATGCCGCTAATGATGTCAATTCTGGCATAGTCCCCACACTGCACAATTTTAATCAAGTTTCTGATTGGATGGATGTCGGTGACTGTGCAATGATTCAAAAAGATTCGCCCCAAGCGACCTCCCAAGCCATCGTTGAGTTGGTTAAAGCTATTGGCCAGTCAGGTGTTGATTTAAATCAACAACTAATAATCTTAGCGCCCCAAAAACAAGGAGACTGTGGAGTTCATAATCTCAATCTGCTTCTTGCCCCCATCTTTAATCCCAAACAAGAAAATCAACCACAAGTTGTCTCTGGGTCGGTTGTCTACCGAGTCGGCGATGTCTGCGACAAGCCGCTAAGAGCGTCTACGCGTAATCCAACTGAAAAACCGTTATGA
- a CDS encoding AAA family ATPase, which yields MVKSSIRNQKIVPFEDFLDLATLVKLKKGNYQIGAYLLSKKQVSDTNNTLQLVFGYQCTGFHPLFNSSERLEAMVKAFENGCKEFSEGEKFTFRWSSFCDEDKVIESYRQRLRNPVSPESEFLDWGQVARMQELTRNHQRKDIKLGIYTTFTVRPGGTEGGDAVDRAIVKLANFLQRKFTPTGATELTLQNLIQVLEKAIIVSLRHQQILSEMGLFPSPKSDKQLWSDLVSRMGAKPTKVPHALVYDTGELKEEFNEAAPKPERYNDQLHATSVLLNNGIPYADRRWVCLPHQSTDKKKYIGVMTLAQKPEVFASTYQQVRFLWDVFSREVIYDVEIITEISPADQKMVRLTQQLITRRSRNAEVSASKKTIDVGAQINTERSIDAQKQLYTGDVPENVAVIILVYRNSPGEIDDACRLISGYINQPAELIREMQYTWSIWLDTLLLRQRPQLTFPFNRRATFFASEVIGLTPVVQTAHGDKQGFELVADEGQSSVHIDLSKPKNMMVIGTTGSGKSVIIASIIYQCLALGMSVLMIDLPNDDGSGTFGDFTPYFNGFYFDISKESNNLVQPLDLSKIPESQWEERTKAHRNDINLIVLQLVLGTQKFDGLLSQTIESVIPLGTKAFYENADIKERFELARKAGINTPEWADTPTLADMEKFFSLAYIYLGYQDDNVEKALNYIRLRLQYWQASSIGSAICKPSTFQADSQLITFALTNLQSGKDAEVFGMSAYIAASRQSLSSPNSVFFMDEASVLLGFSALSRLAGRKCATARKQGCRVFLAAQDVISIAKSSAGEQILQNMPLRLIGRIVPGAANSFSELLGIPREIIDKNESFVPNIQQLYTLWLLDYNNKYVRCRYYPSYPLLALVANSREEQATRDKFKKIHSNKFTWVAEFSKYYVDCIKQGKPL from the coding sequence ATGGTAAAAAGCAGCATTCGTAATCAAAAAATAGTACCCTTTGAAGACTTTCTAGACCTAGCAACTTTAGTGAAATTGAAAAAGGGTAACTATCAAATTGGAGCTTACTTGTTGAGTAAAAAACAAGTAAGCGACACTAACAACACGCTGCAATTAGTATTCGGATATCAATGCACTGGCTTTCACCCACTGTTTAATTCATCAGAGAGACTAGAGGCGATGGTCAAGGCTTTTGAGAACGGCTGTAAAGAGTTCTCCGAGGGTGAGAAATTCACCTTTCGTTGGTCTTCGTTTTGTGATGAAGACAAAGTGATTGAAAGCTATCGCCAAAGGCTGCGAAACCCCGTATCTCCTGAGAGTGAGTTTCTTGATTGGGGGCAGGTTGCCCGAATGCAAGAACTCACACGTAACCATCAGCGTAAGGATATCAAGCTCGGTATTTACACGACTTTCACTGTCCGCCCAGGAGGAACCGAAGGTGGTGACGCGGTAGATAGAGCGATAGTTAAGCTAGCTAACTTCCTACAACGCAAATTCACCCCAACAGGAGCGACCGAACTCACTCTTCAAAACTTAATTCAAGTTCTTGAAAAAGCGATAATTGTCTCTTTGCGTCATCAACAAATACTATCTGAGATGGGCTTGTTCCCCTCGCCAAAATCAGACAAGCAATTGTGGAGTGATTTAGTTTCTAGAATGGGTGCAAAGCCGACAAAAGTGCCTCATGCCTTAGTTTATGACACTGGCGAATTAAAAGAGGAATTTAACGAAGCCGCGCCTAAACCAGAGAGATACAACGACCAGCTACACGCAACCTCAGTACTTTTAAATAACGGTATACCCTACGCGGACAGGCGCTGGGTATGTTTGCCCCATCAAAGTACTGACAAAAAGAAGTATATCGGCGTAATGACGCTTGCTCAAAAACCAGAGGTATTTGCTTCAACCTATCAGCAAGTACGCTTTTTATGGGACGTATTCTCACGCGAGGTTATTTATGATGTCGAAATAATTACAGAGATTAGCCCAGCCGATCAGAAAATGGTTAGGCTTACCCAACAATTGATTACGAGACGTTCAAGAAATGCCGAGGTTAGTGCCAGTAAAAAGACCATTGATGTAGGAGCGCAGATTAACACAGAGCGTTCTATTGATGCTCAAAAACAACTTTATACAGGCGATGTGCCGGAAAATGTAGCTGTCATAATCCTTGTTTATCGCAATTCTCCAGGAGAAATCGACGACGCTTGCAGGCTGATTTCAGGGTATATCAATCAGCCTGCCGAGTTGATTAGAGAAATGCAATATACATGGTCAATCTGGCTTGACACTTTGCTGTTGAGACAGCGACCACAACTGACTTTTCCTTTCAACAGACGCGCCACTTTCTTTGCCAGTGAAGTAATTGGTTTAACGCCAGTCGTTCAAACAGCGCACGGTGATAAACAAGGCTTTGAATTAGTAGCTGATGAGGGTCAATCGTCGGTTCACATTGACCTATCAAAGCCGAAAAACATGATGGTAATCGGCACTACCGGGAGTGGGAAATCGGTAATTATCGCCTCTATTATTTATCAATGCTTGGCGTTGGGAATGTCAGTATTAATGATTGACTTGCCAAATGATGATGGTTCAGGAACCTTTGGAGACTTCACGCCCTACTTTAATGGATTTTACTTTGATATATCAAAGGAATCAAACAATCTTGTACAACCGCTAGACCTATCAAAGATTCCTGAGTCGCAGTGGGAGGAAAGGACAAAAGCCCATCGAAATGATATTAATTTAATCGTACTTCAATTAGTTTTAGGAACGCAAAAGTTTGATGGGTTGTTATCACAAACTATAGAATCTGTAATCCCTTTAGGTACAAAAGCCTTTTACGAAAATGCCGACATCAAGGAGCGATTTGAATTAGCGCGAAAAGCAGGGATAAACACCCCAGAGTGGGCGGATACCCCGACATTGGCAGATATGGAGAAATTCTTCTCGCTTGCGTACATTTATTTAGGCTATCAGGACGACAATGTAGAAAAAGCGTTAAATTACATCCGCTTGCGGTTACAGTACTGGCAAGCTAGTAGCATTGGTAGCGCTATCTGCAAGCCTTCAACCTTCCAAGCAGATAGCCAGTTGATTACCTTTGCACTGACTAATCTGCAATCAGGAAAAGATGCAGAAGTGTTCGGGATGAGTGCATATATCGCCGCGTCCCGTCAATCCCTCTCCTCGCCCAATAGTGTATTTTTCATGGATGAGGCTAGCGTATTGCTAGGATTTTCTGCATTATCACGGCTTGCGGGTCGTAAATGCGCTACGGCTCGAAAGCAAGGCTGTCGGGTGTTTCTGGCGGCACAGGATGTCATTTCTATTGCTAAATCGTCGGCGGGAGAACAAATATTACAAAATATGCCATTGCGGTTGATTGGGCGGATTGTCCCAGGCGCGGCTAATAGTTTCTCTGAGTTGCTGGGCATCCCTAGAGAAATTATTGATAAAAACGAAAGCTTTGTCCCTAATATTCAGCAGCTATATACGTTGTGGTTGCTCGACTACAACAACAAGTATGTGCGCTGTCGCTATTATCCCTCATATCCCCTGCTGGCGTTGGTCGCTAATAGCAGAGAAGAACAAGCCACGCGAGATAAATTCAAGAAAATTCACAGCAACAAGTTCACCTGGGTGGCAGAATTTTCTAAGTATTATGTTGACTGCATCAAACAGGGAAAACCGTTATGA